The following are encoded in a window of Brevibacillus sp. DP1.3A genomic DNA:
- a CDS encoding NupC/NupG family nucleoside CNT transporter yields MNFIIPIAGLLIVIGLALLGSNGRKQVKYKPIIVMIALQFLLAFLLLHTKFGFIFVSAISKSFEKLLAFAAEGINFVFGNLVNDGQMSFFLGVLLPIVFISVLIGILRHFKILPIIMKAIGFVLSKINGMGKLESYNAVASAIVGQNEVFIAVKKQLGSLPEHRLYTLCASAMSTVSMSIVGAYMTMIEPKYVVTALFLNLFGGFIIASIINPYTVNEEEDLLEIQSNEKQSFFEMLVEYIMDGFKVAVVVGAMLLGFVALIAAVNSLFGMIFGWTFQEMLGFVFAPFAILMGIPFSEAMTAGSIMATKLVTNEFVAMIELGKVVSELSPRTVGILSVFLVSFANFSSIGIIAGAVKGLNEKQSNVVARFGLKLLFGATLVSLLSGVVVSFVL; encoded by the coding sequence ATGAATTTCATCATTCCCATCGCTGGCTTACTCATCGTGATCGGGTTAGCATTGTTAGGGAGCAATGGACGTAAACAGGTCAAATACAAACCGATCATCGTCATGATTGCTCTGCAATTTTTGCTTGCCTTTCTTCTACTGCATACCAAGTTTGGGTTTATTTTCGTTTCAGCCATTTCCAAATCGTTTGAAAAGCTTCTTGCTTTTGCAGCGGAAGGGATCAATTTCGTATTTGGCAATCTGGTAAACGACGGACAAATGTCCTTTTTCCTTGGTGTATTGCTCCCAATCGTCTTCATTTCCGTCCTCATCGGTATTTTGCGGCACTTCAAGATTTTGCCGATTATCATGAAGGCAATTGGCTTTGTTCTGAGCAAAATTAACGGCATGGGTAAGCTAGAGTCATATAACGCTGTTGCTTCCGCTATTGTCGGCCAAAATGAAGTATTCATCGCTGTTAAAAAACAGCTCGGCTCCTTGCCGGAACACCGTCTGTATACGCTGTGCGCGTCAGCCATGTCCACTGTTTCGATGTCGATTGTCGGTGCGTATATGACGATGATTGAGCCGAAATACGTTGTCACAGCCCTGTTCTTGAATCTGTTTGGCGGCTTTATTATCGCTTCGATCATCAACCCTTATACAGTGAACGAAGAAGAAGATTTACTGGAAATTCAAAGCAATGAAAAGCAGTCCTTTTTTGAAATGCTCGTTGAGTACATCATGGACGGCTTCAAGGTAGCAGTAGTCGTTGGTGCTATGCTGCTCGGTTTTGTTGCCTTGATCGCGGCTGTGAATAGCTTGTTCGGCATGATTTTCGGTTGGACGTTCCAAGAAATGCTCGGCTTCGTCTTCGCTCCTTTTGCCATCCTGATGGGCATTCCTTTTTCGGAAGCGATGACGGCTGGTAGTATCATGGCTACAAAGCTCGTAACAAATGAGTTTGTGGCGATGATCGAGCTGGGCAAAGTCGTATCTGAACTGAGCCCACGCACAGTAGGAATTCTCTCTGTCTTCCTCGTTTCGTTCGCGAACTTCTCCTCCATCGGCATTATCGCTGGTGCGGTGAAAGGGCTGAATGAGAAACAATCCAATGTGGTTGCTCGCTTTGGGTTAAAGCTGTTGTTCGGTGCCACGCTAGTTAGTCTTTTGTCTGGTGTCGTCGTCAGCTTCGTCCTGTAA
- a CDS encoding molybdopterin-dependent oxidoreductase translates to MAYTTQENGVFPAVCSLDCPDQCGLLLHKKEGKIVKIEGDPNHPVTKGNICNKVRNMTERIYDPKRLTHPLKRIGKKGSGEFVQISWEEAITTITERWRALIDSDGPESILPYSFYGNMGRISVEGMDRRFFHRMGASQLDHTICNSAGAVGYSYTMGGAFGTDPEDTVHSKLFIMWGINTVSTNMHQVVFAEQARKNGAKIVVIDVHKNQTGRWADWFIPILPGTDTALALGIMHVLFAESLVDSAFMEKYTVGHEELREHVRTYDPITVSAITGVPVDDIYKLARMYGTTSPSFIRIGNGIQHHDNGGMCVRTIACLPALTGQWLVKGGGANKGNKGFLEHNKLAVQRPDLLANKQTRVINMNELGKALLDTDPPVKSLFVYTSNPAIVAPEGNKVRGGLAREDLFTVVHDLFLTETALYADIVLPATSSYENTDFYTSYWHHYIQLQQPVIAPFGESKSNTDVFRLLAAAMGYNEPVFQDSDAEMVRQALEGHDNPHLEGITYDTLVEKQYAKANLEPFFLEHLPTPSGKIELYSQAMAIRGLPPLPTYTPLVNDGDFPYLFVPGPNHNYLNSTFSNNEKHKKMEKIPRLHMNVVDASTLDISDGDTVRIWNERGECELVAAVGENVLTGVVVSQGLWADNEGSKHYVNALTPDRIADMGGGATFFSGRVDVEKIIR, encoded by the coding sequence ATGGCTTATACGACCCAGGAAAACGGTGTTTTTCCAGCAGTCTGTTCACTTGATTGCCCGGACCAATGTGGATTACTCCTTCATAAAAAAGAGGGGAAAATCGTCAAAATTGAAGGGGACCCGAACCATCCGGTGACGAAGGGGAATATTTGCAACAAAGTCCGCAACATGACAGAGCGCATTTACGATCCCAAGCGACTCACGCATCCGTTGAAGCGTATTGGCAAAAAAGGGAGCGGGGAGTTTGTTCAAATCAGTTGGGAGGAAGCCATCACTACCATAACCGAACGCTGGCGTGCATTGATCGACTCAGACGGTCCTGAGAGCATTTTGCCTTACAGCTTTTACGGAAACATGGGGCGGATTAGTGTTGAAGGTATGGACCGCCGTTTTTTCCATCGTATGGGGGCCAGTCAACTTGACCATACGATATGCAACAGTGCAGGGGCTGTAGGGTATAGCTACACGATGGGCGGAGCCTTTGGAACAGATCCGGAAGACACCGTTCATTCCAAGCTGTTTATCATGTGGGGGATCAATACAGTTAGCACCAATATGCATCAAGTGGTGTTTGCGGAACAGGCTCGAAAAAATGGGGCGAAGATCGTCGTGATTGATGTCCATAAAAATCAGACGGGTCGATGGGCTGATTGGTTTATCCCGATTTTACCCGGAACAGACACGGCTTTGGCTTTGGGCATCATGCATGTGCTTTTTGCAGAAAGCTTGGTAGATTCAGCCTTTATGGAGAAGTATACGGTAGGACATGAAGAGCTCAGGGAGCATGTACGTACCTACGATCCTATTACCGTATCAGCCATAACGGGTGTCCCTGTCGACGATATTTACAAATTGGCGAGAATGTATGGCACCACCTCTCCGTCCTTTATTCGCATTGGAAATGGCATTCAGCATCACGACAATGGTGGAATGTGTGTAAGGACGATTGCTTGTCTTCCGGCCCTGACAGGGCAGTGGCTTGTCAAAGGCGGTGGGGCCAATAAAGGGAATAAAGGTTTCCTGGAGCACAACAAGCTTGCCGTGCAGCGACCAGATTTGCTGGCCAATAAACAGACGAGAGTCATCAACATGAATGAACTTGGGAAAGCGCTGCTCGATACAGATCCACCGGTGAAATCACTCTTCGTCTATACGAGCAATCCAGCCATTGTCGCACCGGAAGGAAACAAAGTACGGGGAGGCTTGGCGAGAGAGGACTTGTTCACGGTCGTACACGACTTATTTTTGACGGAGACGGCTCTTTATGCCGATATCGTTTTGCCAGCGACGTCTTCTTATGAAAATACTGATTTTTACACGTCGTATTGGCATCATTACATTCAACTTCAGCAACCAGTGATCGCCCCATTTGGAGAGAGCAAGTCCAACACGGATGTTTTCCGCTTGCTGGCTGCTGCCATGGGATATAACGAACCTGTTTTTCAAGACAGCGATGCAGAGATGGTCAGACAGGCGTTGGAGGGGCACGATAATCCTCATCTAGAAGGAATCACGTATGATACTTTGGTCGAAAAACAATATGCCAAAGCCAATCTGGAACCTTTCTTTTTGGAACATCTCCCCACCCCAAGTGGCAAAATTGAGCTTTACTCGCAAGCAATGGCAATACGAGGGCTGCCTCCATTACCGACGTACACGCCATTAGTGAATGATGGGGATTTCCCGTATTTATTTGTCCCGGGACCCAATCACAATTATTTGAACTCCACGTTTTCGAATAATGAAAAACATAAGAAGATGGAAAAAATACCTCGTTTACACATGAATGTGGTGGATGCTAGTACTCTAGATATTAGTGATGGAGATACGGTCCGCATATGGAATGAGCGGGGAGAGTGTGAACTCGTGGCAGCTGTCGGCGAAAATGTTCTCACGGGTGTCGTCGTGAGCCAAGGCTTATGGGCAGACAACGAAGGGTCGAAGCATTATGTAAATGCCCTCACACCAGACCGAATCGCGGATATGGGTGGAGGAGCGACGTTTTTCTCCGGACGTGTTGATGTGGAAAAGATCATTCGATAA